The Primulina eburnea isolate SZY01 unplaced genomic scaffold, ASM2296580v1 ctg618_ERROPOS3741678, whole genome shotgun sequence genome contains a region encoding:
- the LOC140821526 gene encoding uncharacterized protein → MLEPWHLFYTCQFAQACSKLSQVKTEVNSTPPKIKNFEEWFFNILERLDVERRQNFVMILWGIWLSRNDRIWNNISNSAIRTITYAIDTLNDWLAIRSIEKQPNQPPNLCANVVWRKPMEDFFKCNVDADFGTDKRSFAVGIVIRDSNGSFIICRTSLHHGVALVKEAEALAILEVLSWIKDMGYDKVIVETDSKISADAILTDAPDLTEFDLTITACRTIIRNQTSFKVDHVRRQANIRWLKRLSNKLVLVFL, encoded by the coding sequence ATGCTAGAACCTTGGCATCTATTCTATACATGCCAATTTGCTCAAGCTTGCTCGAAGCTATCTCAAGTGAAGACCGAAGTCAATTCAACTCCCCCCAAGATCAAGAACTTTGAAGAGTGGTTCTTTAATATCCTCGAAAGGCTGGATGTCGAGAGGAGACAAAATTTTGTTATGATTCTTTGGGGCATTTGGCTTTCACGCAATGACAGAATCTGGAACAACATTTCGAATTCCGCAATTCGGACGATTACATACGCCATTGACACTCTTAATGATTGGCTTGCCATAAGATCAATAGAAAAACAACCAAACCAACCACCGAACTTGTGCGCGAATGTGGTCTGGAGGAAACCCATGGAAGACTTCTTCAAATGTAATGTCGATGCAGATTTTGGCACCGATAAAAGATCATTTGCGGTTGGAATAGTAATCAGGGACTCAAATGGCTCATTCATAATCTGTAGAACCAGCCTCCACCATGGAGTAGCACTTGTAAAAGAAGCAGAAGCACTTGCTATCCTCGAAGTTCTAAGTTGGATAAAAGACATGGGCTACGACAAGGTAATAGTGGAAACAGACTCAAAGATATCAGCAGATGCAATCCTGACTGACGCACCAGACCTTACTGAATTTGACCTCACTATCACAGCCTGTCGGACCATCATCAGGAATCAGACTTCATTCAAAGTCGATCACGTTAGGAGACAAGCTAATATACGTTGGTTAAAACGGCTCTCCAACAAGCTTGTTTTGGTATTTCTGTAG